GCCACCCATGTCCACCTCGAACAGCGGCGCAAGGCTGTTGGTGCACATCGTGTCGCAGTCCAGGTAGAGCACCCGGCGCACCTCGGCCGGCAGCGCGGCGGGGACGAGCAGGCGCAGGTACATCGCCGGCGACAGGTAGGCCATCACCGGGTCGTTGCCCTTGGGCAGCTTGACCGGGGAGGTGTCGACGCGCAGGTACTCCACGGTGGCGTCCGGCCCGGCCGCCCGGGCGAGGGCGGCCCGCGCGGAGGCGTTCACGTCGTCGGCCGCGATCAACCAGTACCGCAGTTCCTCGCCGGGGTTCGACTCGGCGACGGTCGACATGACGACGGCGGCGTGCGGCGCGTACGCCGCGTCGAAGGTCAGGGTGAGGTCCACGGGGTGCTCTCCTTCGCACAGGTTGAGCGCAACCCAGCGAAACTAACTCGAATAATGGGATTGCGGCAACGAAGAGTCATTCTTTCGTACCCGTATTCCGGTCGGCCTCCGACGAATCGCTGAGCGGTACCCCAGAATTGACCCCTCAATGGCGGACGGGTGCTGGACATCGGCCCAGGAATTCGCCCCCGGCGGGCTCTCCGGCGGCGATTCCGGCGCATCGGAATGGGGTGGCCGTGCGCCGCCGGTCAGGCGTCGAGGAACTCCTCGACCATCGGGACGAGCCAGCGGGCGCGCTGCGGGAGGCTCGTGTGCGTCGTGCCGGGCAGGACCGCCAATCGGCACGCCGGCAGCCCCGCCAGGTCGCCGGGCACCCCGCCACCGAGCAGCCGGAACATCTCCACGGCGTGCTCCGGCCGGACGATGTCGGCGTCGGCCAGCACGATCATGGTCGGGGCGGCCAGGTCCCGGATCGCCGAGGCCGGCCACTGCGGCAGGTCGGCGTCGAGGCGTCGGACCTTGGCGACCAGGGCCGGCCAGCCGCCCGGGTCGGGCGCGGTGCGCAGGTACTCCTCGTGGAACTCGGAGCCGTGCAGGTGCTCGGGGCGCAGCTGCTGGATCCCGTCCAGCAGCCCGGGGTGCAGCCCCGCGTGGTGGAAGCTCACCGACGCCAGCACGAGCCGACCGACCCGGGACGGGTGGTGGGTGCCGAGCCGCAGCGCCACCATCGCGCCCATGCTCCAGCCGAACACGTCCGCGACCTCGACGCCGAGGTGGTCCAGGAGGCCGACCACGTCCGCGGCGAGCCCGTCGACGGTGAGCGGCCGGTCCGCGTCCGGGGTGCGGCCGTGGGCCTGCACCTCGACGGCGACGACCCGGCGGGTCCTGGCCAGCAGCGGCAGCATCGTGCCGAACGACGTGCCGATGCCGGAGAGGGCGCCGTGGATCAGCACGAGCGGGCGGCCGTGGCCGGCGCCGTGCGACTCGTAGTAGAGGGAGAGGCCGTTGACGGGTGCGTAGCTCATGCGACCACCGTGCGCCCCGGCCCTTACGACTGCCTTCCGACCCGCTTACCGCTTGTAGGGTGGCCCGCATGCGTTTCGGCGTCCTCGGGCCGCTCGCCGTCGTCACCGACACCGGCGAGCCGGTCACCGTGCCGGGCGCCAAGGTCCGGGCCCTCCTCGCCGACCTGGTCGCCCACCGCAACCAGGTCGTCTCCGCCGACCGGCTGATCGACGACCTGTGGGGCGACGACCCGCCCGCCAACGCCGCCGGCGCGCTGCAGGTGCGCGTGTCCCAGCTGCGCAAGGCGCTCAACGACGCCGAGCCGGGGGCGCGGCAGCTGGTCGAGTCCCGCCCACCGGGGTACCTGCTGCGCACCGACTCGGTCGACGCCGACCGGTTCACCGCGCTCGCCGCCGCCGACGACGCGGCGAGCCTGACCGAGGCGCTGCGGCTGTGGCGGGGCGAGCCGTACGCCGACGTCGCCGACGCGCCGTGGGTGCGCGCCGAGGCCGACCGCCTCGCCGAGGCCCGGCTGCTCGTGCGGGAGAAGCTCGCCGAGGCCCGGCTGGCCCGGGGCGAGCACGCGCTCGTCGCGGCCGACCTCGCCGAGCTGGTGGCCCGGCACCCGCTGCGGGAGAGCCTGCGGGTGCTGCACCTGCGCGCCCTGTACGCCGCCGGCCGCCAGTCCGAGGCGTTGGACAGCTACGCCGAACTGCGCACCCGCCTCGCCGACGAGCTGGGCCTCGACCCGTCACCGGAGCTGGTCGCCCTGCACCGGCGGATCCTGGCCCAGGACGGCACGCTGAGCCCGCCGCCGAAGGCGGCGCTGGTCCGCAACAGCCTGCCCGCCCGACCCGACGAGTTGGTGGGCCGGGCCGAGGCCGTCGCCGAGCTGCGTGCGCTGGTGCCCGCTCGCCGGCTGGTCACGCTGACCGGGCCCGGCGGCGTCGGCAAGACCCGGCTGGCCACCGAGGTCGCCGGTGAGCTGTCCGTCCCGGACGGGGTGCACCTCGTCGAGCTGACCGCGTTGCGGCCCGGCGACACCGCCGTCGCCGAGCTGGTCCTGGCCACCCTCGACGTACGCGAGACCACCGGCGCCGACGTCGCCCCCGACGACCGGCTCGTCGCCGTCCTGCGGCACCGGCGGGCGCTGCTCCTGCTGGACAACTGCGAGCACGTGATCGAGCCGGCCGCCGCCCTCGTGTCCCGTTTGCTGCGCGAGACCACCGGCGTCACCGTGCTGGCGACGAGCCGGGAGCCGCTCGGGCTGGCCGCCGAGGTGCTGTGGGAGGTGCCGACGCTGCCCGTGCCGGTCGACGAGGCGGACCTCGACGGGGTCCGCCGCTCGGCGGCGGCCCGGCTCTTCGCGGCCCGCGTCGCCGCGCGACAGCGCGCCTTCCGGCTCGACGAGCGGACCGGTCCGGCCGTCGCCCGGCTGTGCCGCCGCCTCGACGGCCTGCCGCTGGCGCTGGAACTGGCCGCCACCCGGGTGCGGGCGCTCGGCGTCGACGAGGTGGTACGGCGGCTGGACGACCGGTTCCGGCTGCTCGGCACCACCCAGCGCGACGTGCCGGAGCGGCAGCGCACCCTGACCGCGGTGATCGGCTGGAGCTGGGACCTGCTGTCGGCGCGGGAGCGGGCCGTTCTCGCGCGGCTCGCCGTGCACCACGACGGTTGCGCCCTGGACGCGGCCGAGCAGGTCTGCGACGCCGACGTGGACGTGCTGACCCGGTTGGTCGACCGCAGCCTGGTGGTGCTGGACGACTCCGGCCCGGCCCCGCGCTACCGCCTGCTGGAGTCGGTCGCCGCGTTCTGCCTGGACCGCCTCGCCGACGCCGATGCCGACGCGGTGCGGGCCCGGCACGCGGCGCACTACACCGCGCTGGCCGAACGCGCCGACGAGCTGCTGCGCGGCCCGGGCCAGCGGGAGTGGCTGCTGCGGCTGGACGCCGAGGCCGCCAACCTGCGCGCCGCGCTCGGGTACGGCGGCGGGCTGCGGTTGGCCAACGCCCTCACCTGGTACTGGTTCCTGCGCGGCCGGCTCACCGAGGCGCGTCGTGCGCTGAGCCTCGACGGGGACGCCGCCGCGCGGGCCCGAGCCGCGGTGTGGCGGATCGGGTTCACCCTGATGCAGGGCGGCGCCGTCACCAGGGCCGAGACCGACGCGGCCCTGGCCGGGTACGCCGAGGGGCGGGCGACCTGGTTCGTGGCGGCCGCGCTGGTCGACCGCAGCGAGCTGGCCCGCGCCGGCGAGCTGCTGGAGCGGGCCCGGTCCACCGGTGCCGACCCGTGGGTGGAGGCGGCGGTCTGCGTCACCCGCGCCAAGCTGGCGCACGCCGCGAGCGACCTCGCCGGGCTGGAGCGCGACAGCTCCCGGGCGGCGGCGCTCTTCGCCGAGCTGGGCGACCCGTGGGGCCGGTTGCAGGCCATCGAGTGGGTGGGCGGGCTGGCCGAGCTGACCGGCGATCACGCGCGCGCCGCCGCGCTGCACCGCGAGGGTCTGCGCTGGGCCGAGGAGCTGGCGCTCTGGCCCGAGGTCGGCAGCACGCTGTCCTGGCTGGCCTGGATCGCCGTGCAGACCGGGGACCACCGGCAGGCCCGGGAGCTGGCCGAACGCGCCTACCGGCTGGCCGTCGAGCAGGACTCGCCCAGTGCCCGGGTCTTCGCCGAGCTGAGCCTCGGCATCGCCGCGCGCCGCGAGGGCCGGCGGGACGTCGCCGTGACCCACCTGCAACGGCTGGTCGACGCCGGCGGCGACGACGCGCTGTTCCTGCCGATGGTGCTGGGCGAGCTGGCGTACGCGATCGCGGACGAGGACCCGGCGCGGGCGCTCACGCTGCACGCCCGCGCGTACGACGTCGCAGTGGCGATCGGCGCGCCCCGCGACGCGACCGGCGCGCTGGACGGGCTGGCCTCGGCGGTGCCGCAGCCGCAGGTCGCGGCGCGGATCCTGGGCGCGGCGGCGGCCGCGCGGAACACCCGGGTGCCGAGGTCACCGGCGGAACGCCACGAGGTCGAACGGGTCACCGCGCGCTGCGTGGCCGCGCTCGGCGCGGACGGGTTCGCGGCGGCCTACCGGGCCGGGCACGACCTGCGCCCGGACGAGGCCCGGGCACAGGTCGACCCGTTCCTGGTCACCGCGGGACCGGCCGGTAGCAGGCGATGATCACGCCGCTCTTCAGCACCGTCGTCTCGGCCAGGGTGAGCGTGGTCCGGGCGTCGGCCAGCGGCGCGCTCACCGAGGGCCCGCCCTGGAGCACCGGGTGGATCCAGAACCGGACCTCGTCGACCAGCCCCGCCTCGACCAGGGCGTGGGTGACCACCCCGTAGCCGTACATCAGGATGTCCCTGCCCGGCTGGGCCTTGAGCCTGGTGACCTCCTCGATCAGGTCGCCCTGCAACACCTCGGTGTTGTTCCACTCCGGGTCGGTGAGGGTGGTCGAGGCGACGTACTTCTTGACGTTGTTGAAGTAGGCCGCGCCGGTGCTCGGGTCGCTCTCGTCCATGTTCGGCCAGGCGGCGGCGAAGCCGTCGTACGTGCGGCGGCCCATCAGCAGCGCGTCGGCGGCGTCCGTCTGCCGGCCGGCGAAGGCGGCGGCCTCGTCGTCGAAGTACGGCATGGTCCACGCCGGGTCCTCGACGACGCCGTCGAGGGTGATGTAGGTCGAGTTGATGATCCTGCGCATCGTGTGCTCCCTGGGTGGGTGTCTCGGTGACACTGGGAACACTGCCAGGGCCCGCTTACGGTTCGCTTCAGGTGCGCTTGCGGGTGCCCGCGACGACCGCGCGGGGCCGTCAGCGCGGGGCCGTCAGCGCGGGGCCGACCCGGCGGCGGCCGGAACCTCCCGCGACGACCCGAGCACCCCGCCGAGCCACCGCGGCTGCCGCCGGGGTGTGCGAGGCCTCGCCGCCCTCGTGCCCGTTGAACGGGTGGGTGTGCGTCTCGCGTGCCGGTGTCGGCCGGCCGGTCGCCGCGCCGTACTGGTTGTAGGCGGCGAAGCCGGTGCTCGGCGGGCAGACGGTGTCGCACAGGCCGATCCCGAAGTGCGCCGGCGCGCTCGCCCGCCGGGCGAAGGACACCCCGTCGACGTACGACAGGGTGCGCCGGACCGCCTTCTCCGCCTCCCGGTGGTCCGCCAGGTACTGCGCGATCTCCCCGTTCACCAGCCTGGCTGGCCACCGTCCACCCGACCCCGCTGAGCTGGGACGCGTGCTTCGATCATGAGCTGTCGAGGGGATGACCGGCCCGGGTCGGCGCTCGATGCGGACCGCGAGCCTGCACCAGGGGGCCGGCACCGATGCCCGACGTGACCCGTGGCTACTGCTGGGGGCGCACCGAGGGGGCGATCGGTGAGATCCTGTACCTGGTCGGCACCGTCGCGGCGGCCTGCGTCCGGGGCCTGGAACGGACCGGGCTCATCGCCACCCTCCTGCACTTCGGCCGTTGCTCCGCCTCCTCCCGGGACGGACACAGCTCACTCTTGCGTCGTTGGTGCCCAGGAACTATCGCGGCGAGTGCTGGTGGGGGAGCCAAGGTGGTACGACACCGGTTGGTGGAACTCGTACCAGGGACACACCTCATTGGCGCTGTTCGGCAGGCCGACCGGCTCCTGGAGCAGGAAACATGGGCGGCGGCCACGTCGACGTCACCGGCCCGGCGGGGCCTGCCCCTCGGTGGCCTCGCGGCTGTCGGGCCGGGCCCTGGCGTACAGTGTTGACTCCAGCGCTCTACGCCCGCTGAGGCGCGCACCGGTGCCGATGCCGCGAGGCGATCGGGCATCGGGGTGTCCTCTCGCCCCGGCGGGTCGGGGCGACCGGCCGGTGGGCGGGGGGAGTGGGATGGCGGCGCGGGGTCCTGCGATGACGGATGTGGCCCGTCTTGCCGGTGTCTCCCACCAGACGGTGTCGCGGGTGCTCAACGGGCACCCCTACGTCCGGGAGCAGACCCGGCTGCGGGTCGAGGCCGCCATCGCCGAGCTGGGCTACCGGCCCAACCGGGCGGCCCGCGCGCTGGTCACCGGCCGCTCGCAGGTGATCGGCGTCGTCGCGCAGAACACCACCCTGTACGGGCCGGCGTCGCTGCTCGCCGCCCTGGAGCAGGTCGCCGCCGAGGCGGGCTTCGCGGTCAGCGTGGGCAGCGTGCGCGATCTCGACCACCGGTCGGTCTCTGCGGTGGTCGAGCGGCACCTGGCCCACGGGGTCGCCGGTCTGGTGGTGATCGCGCCGGTGGAGTCGGCCGGCGAGGCGCTGGAACGCCTCCCGAAGGACGTCCCGCTGGTGACCGTCGACGGCGATCCGGGCGGGTCGGTGCCGCTGGTCACCGTCGACCAGGTCGCCGGTGCCCGGGAGGCCACCCGACACCTGCTCGATGCCGGCCACCGCACGGTCTGGCACGTGTCCGGACCCTCCGACTGGTTCGACAGCGCCGGTCGTATCCAGGGCTGGCGGGAGGCGTTGCGGGCGGCCGGCGCGGAGCTGCCGCAGCCGGTGCCGGCGGACTGGTCGGCGGCGTCCGGCTACCGCTGCGGGCAGATGCTGGCCCGGATGCCGGAGGTCACGGCGATCTTCACCGCCAACGACCACCTCGCGCTCGGCGTGCTGCGGGCGCTGCACGAGTACGGCCGGCGGGTGCCCGACGAGATCAGCGTGGTGGGCTTCGACGACGTGCCGGAGGCCGCCTACTTCATCCCGCCGCTGACCACCGTACGGCCGGACTTCGCCGCGGTGGCCCGGGCCAGCCTCGACATGCTGCTGAGCCAGATCGAGGGCGGCGCCGGCGGTGAGCTGCGGCAGACCATCGCCCCCACCCTGGTCGCCCGGGACAGCGTCGCTGCGCCGCCGCGCTGACCGACCCGACGCTGCCCGGTCGCCCGTCCGCCGCCCCGGCCCGCGCGCCCGACCGGCTCCATCGGCGCGCGGGCCGGGTGACTGCCGGCCCGCCCCCACCGGGCCGGGCCGGCAGCCGGTCAACCGACGGTGCAGGCCGGGGTGCCGGACGGGCCGGTGCCGGTGCCCTGGAAGCCGAACTCGGTGCTGGCGCCGGCGGCGAGCTGGCCGTTGTAGCTGACGTTGCGGAAGTTCACCGTCCCGGTGCTGCCGCCGGCCTGCGCGCTCCAGGTGTTGGTGACGGTCGCGCCGGCGGGCAGGGTGACCCGTACCGTCCAGCCGTCGACCGGAGCCGCTCCGGCGGTGACCCGGACGGTGGCGACGAACCCGCCGGTCCAGGAGTTCAATGAGACCACGGCGGTGCACCCGCTACCGGTGGGCGGCGGGGTCGTCGGCGGCGGCGTGGTGGGCGGCGGCGTGCCGCTCCCGGCGTTGAGCGCGTCGAGGACGGCCTGGTACGCCGGCTTCCTGTTGCCCGACCGGTCGATCAGCAGCGCATTGTCGGTGCCGCGCCAGGAGTCGCTGTCGCGGACGCCCCACACGGTGATGCCGGTGCAGCGGGCCACGGCCAGACAGGCCCGGGTCACCGCGCCGTACATGGCGGCCTGGTTCGACCCCTGGGTGATGTCCAGCTCGGTGATCTGCACGTCGACCCCGAGGTCGGCGAAGCGTTGCAGGTTGGCCTGGTAGTCGCCGGGCAGCGAGGTGCCCAGGTGCGACTGGAAGCCGACGCAGTCGATGGGTACGCCGCGCGCCTTGAAGTCACGGACCATGTGGTAGATGGCCGTCGACTTCGGGTTGACGCTGTCGGTGTTGTAGTCGTTGTAGCAGAGCTTGGCGTTCGGGTCGGCCGCCCGCGCGGTACGGAACGCCACCTCGATCCAGTCGTTGCCGGTGCGCTGGAGGTTCGAGTCGCGCCGCGCGCCGCTGCCGCCGTCGGCGAACGCCTCGTTCACCACGTCCCAGGAGTGGATCCTGCCCCGGTAGTACGTCGCCACCTGGGTGACGTGGTTGACCATCGCCGAGCGCAGCGCGCTGCCACTCATGCTCTGTGCCCATCCGGGCTGCTGGGCGTGCCACAGCAGCGCGTGCCCCCGGATCTTCATACCGCGCGCCTGGGCGTGGCTGACGATCCGGTCGGCGTTCGTGTAGGTGAACCGGCCCTGGGACGGTTCGGTGGCGTCCCACTTCATCTCGTTCTCGGGGGTGACCGAGTTGAACTCGCGGTCCAGGATGCCGACGTACTGGCTGTCGGAGAGCTTGGCCGCCGCGACGGCCGCGCCGAAGTAACGGCCCTTCTCGGCTGCCGCCGCGCCGAGCGTGGTGGCCGCGCCGGCGGCGGGAGCCGTCACCACCGTGGCGGCGAGGGCGGCGGCGACGGCCGTGAGGGGGATCAGCACCGTGCGTCGACGTCGTGCCGGTGTCCGGCTGCCGGGGCGGTCAGGGATGTCGCGCATCAGAGGTCCTTTCGAGGTGGTGGGTGCGGCGGGTGGACCCGTCCGTCCACCCGCCGTGGGCGTCCGTCGGCGGTGCTCAGCAGGTCGAGTTGGTCTGGGTGAGCAGTCCCAGGCGCCAGGGCAGGTTGTTGTAGTCGCCGCCGGCGTTGGGGTCCATGCCCTGGTAGACGTAGCGCATGGCGCACGGACTGATGGTCAGGGTCTGGTCGGTCTGGGTCCGGATCATCTCCCCGTGGCTGATGTCGCGGGTCCAGGCGCCGGCGGGGAAGGTGACGTTGGAGGCCCGGGCGAAGGGGTTGCCCTCGGTGTCGGCCAGGGCCTGCCACGGCCCGGCGATGTCGCGCGCCGTCCAGGAGCGGAACCAGCGGCGGCCGTCACTGCCGATCGCCTCGTGGATCAGCAGCCAGGTGTCGCTGCCGGCGACCTTGTAGACGTTGGCGGCCTCGAACAGGCGGTTGCGGTCGGCGTCCTGCATGGCGATGACCGGCTGGCTCATGCCGTTGGGGAAGTTCGCCACGCTGGTCTGCGACCGGTAGAGGTGGCCGTTGTCGTCGGAGGAGAACAGGTGGCAGTTGACGCTGTCGCAGATGACCCACATGTCGACCCAGTAGCCGTTGCCGATGTTCTGCCGGATGATCTCCGGCATGCCGCTGTAGAAGTGCTTCGGCGCGCTCCACCCGTTCGGGTTGGCGATGTCGGGGTTGGTGGAATAGGACGCGTTGCCGGTCTGGTAGACCAGGTACCACAGCTTGTGCGGGGCGAAGTAGAACACCTCCGGCGCGGCCCGGTAGC
This genomic interval from Micromonospora coxensis contains the following:
- a CDS encoding alpha/beta fold hydrolase, whose translation is MSYAPVNGLSLYYESHGAGHGRPLVLIHGALSGIGTSFGTMLPLLARTRRVVAVEVQAHGRTPDADRPLTVDGLAADVVGLLDHLGVEVADVFGWSMGAMVALRLGTHHPSRVGRLVLASVSFHHAGLHPGLLDGIQQLRPEHLHGSEFHEEYLRTAPDPGGWPALVAKVRRLDADLPQWPASAIRDLAAPTMIVLADADIVRPEHAVEMFRLLGGGVPGDLAGLPACRLAVLPGTTHTSLPQRARWLVPMVEEFLDA
- a CDS encoding BTAD domain-containing putative transcriptional regulator; translated protein: MRFGVLGPLAVVTDTGEPVTVPGAKVRALLADLVAHRNQVVSADRLIDDLWGDDPPANAAGALQVRVSQLRKALNDAEPGARQLVESRPPGYLLRTDSVDADRFTALAAADDAASLTEALRLWRGEPYADVADAPWVRAEADRLAEARLLVREKLAEARLARGEHALVAADLAELVARHPLRESLRVLHLRALYAAGRQSEALDSYAELRTRLADELGLDPSPELVALHRRILAQDGTLSPPPKAALVRNSLPARPDELVGRAEAVAELRALVPARRLVTLTGPGGVGKTRLATEVAGELSVPDGVHLVELTALRPGDTAVAELVLATLDVRETTGADVAPDDRLVAVLRHRRALLLLDNCEHVIEPAAALVSRLLRETTGVTVLATSREPLGLAAEVLWEVPTLPVPVDEADLDGVRRSAAARLFAARVAARQRAFRLDERTGPAVARLCRRLDGLPLALELAATRVRALGVDEVVRRLDDRFRLLGTTQRDVPERQRTLTAVIGWSWDLLSARERAVLARLAVHHDGCALDAAEQVCDADVDVLTRLVDRSLVVLDDSGPAPRYRLLESVAAFCLDRLADADADAVRARHAAHYTALAERADELLRGPGQREWLLRLDAEAANLRAALGYGGGLRLANALTWYWFLRGRLTEARRALSLDGDAAARARAAVWRIGFTLMQGGAVTRAETDAALAGYAEGRATWFVAAALVDRSELARAGELLERARSTGADPWVEAAVCVTRAKLAHAASDLAGLERDSSRAAALFAELGDPWGRLQAIEWVGGLAELTGDHARAAALHREGLRWAEELALWPEVGSTLSWLAWIAVQTGDHRQARELAERAYRLAVEQDSPSARVFAELSLGIAARREGRRDVAVTHLQRLVDAGGDDALFLPMVLGELAYAIADEDPARALTLHARAYDVAVAIGAPRDATGALDGLASAVPQPQVAARILGAAAAARNTRVPRSPAERHEVERVTARCVAALGADGFAAAYRAGHDLRPDEARAQVDPFLVTAGPAGSRR
- a CDS encoding dihydrofolate reductase family protein encodes the protein MRRIINSTYITLDGVVEDPAWTMPYFDDEAAAFAGRQTDAADALLMGRRTYDGFAAAWPNMDESDPSTGAAYFNNVKKYVASTTLTDPEWNNTEVLQGDLIEEVTRLKAQPGRDILMYGYGVVTHALVEAGLVDEVRFWIHPVLQGGPSVSAPLADARTTLTLAETTVLKSGVIIACYRPVPR
- a CDS encoding acetylxylan esterase — protein: MNGEIAQYLADHREAEKAVRRTLSYVDGVSFARRASAPAHFGIGLCDTVCPPSTGFAAYNQYGAATGRPTPARETHTHPFNGHEGGEASHTPAAAAVARRGARVVAGGSGRRRVGPALTAPR
- a CDS encoding glycoside hydrolase family 3 N-terminal domain-containing protein, which produces MPDVTRGYCWGRTEGAIGEILYLVGTVAAACVRGLERTGLIATLLHFGRCSASSRDGHSSLLRRWCPGTIAASAGGGAKVVRHRLVELVPGTHLIGAVRQADRLLEQETWAAATSTSPARRGLPLGGLAAVGPGPGVQC
- a CDS encoding LacI family DNA-binding transcriptional regulator; its protein translation is MTDVARLAGVSHQTVSRVLNGHPYVREQTRLRVEAAIAELGYRPNRAARALVTGRSQVIGVVAQNTTLYGPASLLAALEQVAAEAGFAVSVGSVRDLDHRSVSAVVERHLAHGVAGLVVIAPVESAGEALERLPKDVPLVTVDGDPGGSVPLVTVDQVAGAREATRHLLDAGHRTVWHVSGPSDWFDSAGRIQGWREALRAAGAELPQPVPADWSAASGYRCGQMLARMPEVTAIFTANDHLALGVLRALHEYGRRVPDEISVVGFDDVPEAAYFIPPLTTVRPDFAAVARASLDMLLSQIEGGAGGELRQTIAPTLVARDSVAAPPR
- a CDS encoding endo-1,4-beta-xylanase is translated as MRDIPDRPGSRTPARRRRTVLIPLTAVAAALAATVVTAPAAGAATTLGAAAAEKGRYFGAAVAAAKLSDSQYVGILDREFNSVTPENEMKWDATEPSQGRFTYTNADRIVSHAQARGMKIRGHALLWHAQQPGWAQSMSGSALRSAMVNHVTQVATYYRGRIHSWDVVNEAFADGGSGARRDSNLQRTGNDWIEVAFRTARAADPNAKLCYNDYNTDSVNPKSTAIYHMVRDFKARGVPIDCVGFQSHLGTSLPGDYQANLQRFADLGVDVQITELDITQGSNQAAMYGAVTRACLAVARCTGITVWGVRDSDSWRGTDNALLIDRSGNRKPAYQAVLDALNAGSGTPPPTTPPPTTPPPTGSGCTAVVSLNSWTGGFVATVRVTAGAAPVDGWTVRVTLPAGATVTNTWSAQAGGSTGTVNFRNVSYNGQLAAGASTEFGFQGTGTGPSGTPACTVG
- a CDS encoding non-reducing end alpha-L-arabinofuranosidase family hydrolase, translated to MPTWRAKASLLVAATGLVAAAGAAALPAHAAVTGCAVNYAVSSQWQGGFGANVTVTNLGDPVDGWTVAWSYGAGQQVTHAWNATVTQSGAQVTARNVSYNARIATNGTVSFGFNGSWAGSNPTPTGFTLNGTPCTDGTTTPPPTTPPPSTPPPTTPPPTGSLPSSFRWSSSGALIGPKADGRGIAGIKDPSVVYHNGRYHVFASTAKSSGYNLVYLNFTDWSQAGSATFHYLDQSPIGVGYRAAPEVFYFAPHKLWYLVYQTGNASYSTNPDIANPNGWSAPKHFYSGMPEIIRQNIGNGYWVDMWVICDSVNCHLFSSDDNGHLYRSQTSVANFPNGMSQPVIAMQDADRNRLFEAANVYKVAGSDTWLLIHEAIGSDGRRWFRSWTARDIAGPWQALADTEGNPFARASNVTFPAGAWTRDISHGEMIRTQTDQTLTISPCAMRYVYQGMDPNAGGDYNNLPWRLGLLTQTNSTC